In the genome of Aspergillus flavus chromosome 8, complete sequence, one region contains:
- a CDS encoding sexual differentiation process protein (oligopeptide transporter), which translates to MVLSAVSRKFSRATEDPLDTPSPVTDNDSDRISNVDKKLASVDERSSSDEEHVKKPSETDAIEQETEEDPEIAALPREVRQLVSLTDDPTLPTITFRYFLLSIIFIVPGAFLSQMSHFRTTQAPYSIFFVQIATHYVGNFFARVFPAWEIRVPFTKWSFNLNPAPWSAKEHVLVTLTAASGATYNLGYTPIALAELFYGEKLNPAVAIFFMFAIVWVGYAFAAIARQLLLYDPTYVWPQALMQTTLFETFRKQDVSSPLARRQLKIFFLSLVGMTLWQFLPEYVFPFTSSLAFLCWVAPHNPVANFIGSGLGGMGFLNLTFDWSNINWNGSSILLTPWWTQVILFLAYVVSCWVLLPAAKWGNLGSYKHGLMSNSLFMANGTKYPVLDVLTPDFRLNQTAYEEHGLMYMGLHNAWATFFDYAKVTAAVTWIATFGFYQVKSNLKKAIASRRKSEKAKGQNINYQYHDRLNVLQRQYKEVPLWWYVALFMAGFIILLVATACGYLWIPVWTLFVGLATAGVFVLPFGWLYAISNYQLAVGTFNEMLYGYMVHTKAGASHRHPCGPSTYGAIAGDAWYRAQYMLQDQKIGHYMHIPPRTVFFSQIFGTVLGIPVNYGVIRWVLNTKGNILKGVEKDPLNQWTGQSIIGSNTLGVQYAVIGPQKMFENPELRILPYSFLVGAVIPPILYILHRCFPRLRVDLWNVTIFFSGLSVFYGNISTGYTSAIIGGYVVMYWAYRRRFETWKRYSYMVAAAFDAGFNLNMLLIFLFFGSGKQIKMPNWWGNNADSVERCFAL; encoded by the coding sequence ATGGTGCTGTCCGCCGTCTCTCGAAAGTTCTCGAGGGCAACGGAGGATCCCTTGGATACTCCCTCACCAGTGACGGACAACGACAGCGATCGGATATCCAATGTGGACAAGAAGTTGGCGTCGGTGGACGAGCGATCGTCCAGCGATGAGGAACACGTGAAGAAGCCCAGCGAGACAGATGCTATAGAGCAGGAGACCGAAGAGGATCCAGAGATCGCAGCGCTACCCCGTGAAGTCCGGCAGCTGGTCAGTCTCACCGATGACCCGACCTTACCCACGATTACCTTCCGATATTTCCTCCTGTCGATCATTTTTATCGTTCCCGGGGCTTTTCTGTCTCAGATGAGCCACTTCCGTACAACTCAGGCGCCGTATTCGATCTTTTTTGTCCAGATCGCAACCCACTACGTCGGAAACTTCTTTGCACGCGTGTTTCCAGCCTGGGAGATCCGTGTCCCATTCACAAAATGGTCATTCAACCTCAACCCAGCGCCCTGGAGTGCCAAAGAACATGTGCTGGTTACGTTAACCGCTGCGTCTGGTGCTACGTACAACCTGGGCTATACCCCCATTGCACTTGCAGAGCTCTTCTACGGGGAAAAACTTAATCCGGCAGTTGCAATCTTCTTCATGTTCGCCATTGTTTGGGTTGGGTACGCATTTGCAGCCATCGCGCGCCAGCTACTTCTCTATGATCCCACATACGTCTGGCCACAGGCCCTCATGCAGACCACCCTTTTCGAGACATTCCGGAAGCAAGATGTTTCGTCGCCCCTTGCCCGGCGTCAGCTCaagatcttctttctgtctctGGTGGGAATGACCTTATGGCAATTCCTCCCCGAGTACGTGTTTCCTTTCACGTCTTCCCTGGCGTTTCTTTGCTGGGTGGCTCCCCACAACCCTGTAGCCAACTTTATTGGCTCCGGTCTAGGGGGAATGGGCTTTCTCAATTTAACCTTCGATTGGTCGAATATCAACTGGAATGGCTCATCGATTCTACTCACACCCTGGTGGACACAGGTCATTCTGTTCCTGGCGTATGTCGTGAGCTGTTGGGTCCTCCTGCCGGCCGCCAAGTGGGGGAATTTGGGCTCATACAAGCACGGCCTGATGTCGAACTCGCTATTCATGGCAAACGGCACCAAGTATCCGGTTCTAGACGTTTTGACCCCGGACTTTCGCTTAAATCAAACCGCTTACGAAGAACACGGTCTCATGTACATGGGGCTCCACAATGCCTGGGCTACATTCTTCGACTATGCCAAGGTGACCGCAGCAGTTACCTGGATCGCTACATTCGGGTTCTACCAGGTCAAATCGAACCTGAAGAAGGCCATTGCTTCCCGTCGGAAGTCggaaaaggccaagggcCAAAATATCAACTATCAGTATCACGATCGTCTAAATGTGCTCCAGAGGCAATACAAGGAGGTGCCCCTGTGGTGGTACGTAGCCCTCTTCATGGCTGGGTTTATCATCCTTCTTGTGGCCACCGCATGTGGATACCTTTGGATCCCAGTCTGGACGTTGTTCGTTGGCCTGGCCACGGCCGGTGTTTTCGTCCTCCCCTTCGGTTGGCTGTACGCAATCTCCAACTATCAGCTCGCGGTGGGAACATTCAACGAGATGCTGTACGGGTACATGGTCCACACGAAAGCAGGCGCGTCTCACCGTCACCCCTGTGGACCGTCCACCTACGGAGCGATCGCTGGCGACGCTTGGTATCGAGCTCAGTACATGCTTCAAGATCAAAAGATCGGACACTATATGCACATTCCACCGCGAACGGTCTTTTTCTCTCAGATCTTTGGAACTGTTCTCGGCATTCCAGTGAATTACGGCGTGATTCGCTGGGTCTTGAACACGAAGGGCAACATCCTCAAGGGTGTTGAGAAGGACCCGCTGAACCAGTGGACAGGTCAATCAATCATAGGTTCTAACACTCTCGGAGTGCAATACGCTGTCATTGGACCTCAGAAAATGTTCGAAAACCCCGAACTGAGGATTCTCCCTTACTCTTTCCTCGTGGGAGCCGTCATCCCCCCAatactgtacatactccACCGCTGCTTCCCACGATTGCGGGTTGACTTGTGGAACGTCAcaatctttttctctggtCTGTCGGTCTTCTACGGGAATATCAGCACA